The Carassius auratus strain Wakin chromosome 27, ASM336829v1, whole genome shotgun sequence genome includes a region encoding these proteins:
- the ivns1abpb gene encoding influenza virus NS1A-binding protein homolog B, with the protein MTPNGYLIFEDESFLDSTVAKMNALRKSGQFCDVRLQVCGHELMAHKAVLACCSPYLFEIFNTDSEPQGGVSLVKFDDLKPDAVEILLNYAYTAQLKADKDLVSDVYSAAKKLKLERVKQICGDYLLSKMDSQSAISYRNFASRMADGRLLGKIDAFIQDHLQEISEQDDFLKLPRLKLEVMLEDNLNLPGNGKLYSKVISWVQRSLWKNGDPLEKLMEEVQTLYYSADHKLHDGSLLERQAEVCSSEDDHIQFVQKKPPRERDEMSSGASCSLSPSNNQFNKHEWKYIASEKTTNNAYLCLAVLRGMLCVISLHGRTSPHTSPSATPCVLKSPSFEAQPIDLQEKLLKPMHYARSGLGTAELDGKLIAAGGYNREECLRTVECYDPKKDCWTFIAPMRTPRARFQMAVLMGELYVMGGSNGHSDELNCGEMYNPKADEWIQVPELRTNRCNAGVCSLQNKLFVVGGSDPCGQKGLKNCDSFDPVTKMWTSCAPLNIRRHQAAVCELSGFVYVIGGAESWNCLNSVERYNPANNTWTLVAPMNVARRGAGVVVYEGKLFVVGGFDGSHALRCVEVYDPAKNEWRMLGSMTSARSNAGLAVLNGVVCAVGGFDGNEFLNTMEAYDPENNEWSPFIEALTKN; encoded by the exons ATGACTCCCAACggatatttaatatttgaagatGAGAGCTTTCTTGATTCTACTGTGGCCAAAATGAATGCTTTGCGTAAAAGTGGCCAGTTTTGTGATGTCAGACTGCAG GTCTGTGGACATGAGCTGATGGCCCATAAGGCCGTGCTGGCCTGCTGCAGTCCTTACCTATTTGAGATTTTTAATACTGACTCTGAGCCACAGGGtggggtttccctggtaaaatttgATGACCTCAAACCTGATGCTGTGGAGATATTGCTCAACTATGCCTACACAGCCCA ACTGAAGGCAGATAAAGATCTGGTTAGTGATGTGTATTCTGCAGCAAAGAAGCTCAAACTGGAGAGGGTAAAACAG ATCTGTGGAGACTACCTGCTGTCAAAAATGGACTCCCAGAGTGCTATTTCATACCGTAACTTTGCTAGTAGAATGGCTGATGGGCGGCTTCTGGGCAAGATTGATGCATTTATACAGGACCATCTTCAGGAGATCTCAGAACAGGATGACTTCCTTAAACTTCCTCGGCTGaaa CTGGAGGTTATGCTAGAGGACAACCTGAACTTGCCAGGTAATGGCAAACTGTACTCAAAAGTGATAAGCTGGGTACAGCGCAGCCTGTGGAAGAATGGAGATCCCCTGGAGAAACTGATGGAAGAG GTGCAAACGCTGTACTACTCAGCAGATCACAAATTGCATGATGGGAGCCTGCTTGAGCGGCAGGCAGAGGTCTGCAGCTCTGAGGATGACCACATTCAGTTTGTGCAG AAGAAGCCTCCTCGGGAAAGAGATGAGATGAGCTCAGGTGCCTCTTGCAGCCTCTCTCCTTCCAACAACCAGTTCAACAAGCATGAATGGAAGTATATTGCCTCAGAGAAGACCACCA ACAATGCCTACCTGTGTCTGGCTGTTCTCAGAGGTATGCTGTGTGTGATCTCCCTGCACGGCCGCACCAGTCCTCATACTTCCCCATCTGCTACGCCATGTGTGCTGAAGAGCCCGAGCTTTGAGGCTCAACCAATAGATCTGCAGGAGAAGCTGTTGAAGCCCATGCATTATGCTCGCTCAGGCCTGGGAACTGCTGAACTGGACGGCAAGCTTATTGCTGCAG GTGGCTATAACAGAGAAGAGTGCTTGAGGACTGTGGAGTGTTATGACCCAAAGAAGGACTGCTGGACTTTCATCGCTCCCATGCGCACTCCACGGGCTCGATTCCAGATGGCTGTGCTAATG GGTGAGCTTTATGTGATGGGTGGCTCCAATGGTCACTCAGATGAGCTGAATTGTGGAGAGATGTATAACCCCAAGGCTGATGAGTGGATTCAAGTTCCTGAGCTCCGCACCAACCGTTGCAATGCAG GTGTGTGCTCATTGCAAAACAAGCTTTTTGTGGTGGGTGGATCTGATCCTTGTGGCCAAAAGGGCTTAAAGAATTGTGACTCCTTTGACCCAGTGACAAAAATGTGGACCAGCTGTGCACCCCTTAACATCA GGAGGCACCAGGCGGCGGTGTGTGAGTTAAGTGGATTTGTGTACGTGATAGGTGGTGCGGAGTCCTGGAACTGCTTAAACTCAGTAGAGCGCTACAACCCAGCAAACAACACATGGACCCTGGTGGCCCCCATGAACGTGGCCCGTCGTGGAGCTGGTGTGGTTGTGTATGAAG GGAAGCTGTTTGTGGTCGGAGGATTTGACGGCTCTCATGCGCTGCGCTGTGTGGAGGTGTATGATCCAGCCAAGAATGAGTGGAGGATGCTGGGAAGCATGACATCAGCACGGAGCAACGCAGGGCTGGCTGTGCTGAACGGTGTGGTCTGTGCAGTCGGGGGCTTCGATGGAAATGAGTTTCTCAATACCATGGAGGCGTATGACCCAGAGAACAATGAGTGGAGCCCATTTATTGAGGCATTAACTAAGAACTGA
- the rnf2 gene encoding E3 ubiquitin-protein ligase RING2, whose protein sequence is MTQTVQTNGVQALSKTWELSLYELQRTPQEAITDGLEIAVSPRSLHSELMCPICLDMLKNTMTTKECLHRFCADCIITALRSGNKECPTCRKKLVSKRSLRPDPNFDALISKIYPSRDEYEAHQERVLARISKHNNQQALSHSIEEGLKIQAMNRLQRGKKHQIENGSGAEDNGDSSHCSNASVHSNQEAGPSIKRTKTSDDSGLDMDNATENGGGDLALDGASEIELVFRPHPTLMEKEDAAQTRYIKTSGNATVDHLSKYLAVRLALEEMRKNGEASPINVEAASEKQYTIYIPTANNQFTVLNGSFSLELVSEKYWKVNKPMELYFAPTKEHK, encoded by the exons ATGACACAAACGGTCCAGACGAATGGGGTTCAAGCCCTCAGTAAGACCTGGGAGCTTAGTCTCTATGAATTACAGAGAACTCCACAG GAGGCCATCACGGATGGTCTGGAGATCGCCGTGTCCCCGCGCAGCTTGCACAGTGAGCTGATGTGTCCCATCTGTCTGGACATGTTGAAGAACACCATGACCACCAAGGAGTGCCTGCACCGCTTCTGTGCCGACTGCATCATCACTGCGCTCAGATCAGG GAATAAGGAGTGTCCTACATGCAGGAAGAAGCTGGTGTCGAAGCGCTCCCTCCGTCCAGACCCAAACTTTGACGCCCTGATCAGTAAGATCTACCCCAGCAGAGACGAGTACGAAGCCCACCAGGAGAGAGTGTTAGCCCGCATCAGCAAGCACAACAACCAGCAGGCACTGAGCCACAGTATTGAGGAGGGCCTAAAAATCCAGGCCATGAACAG ACTTCAGCGGGGGAAGAAGCACCAAATCGAAAATGGCAGCGGGGCAGAGGACAATGGGGACAGTTCACATTGCAGCAATGCATCAGTGCACAGTAACCAAGAGGCCGGACCCAGCATCAAACGAACCAAAACCTCCGACGATTCGGGACTGGACATGGACAATGCCACAGAGAACGGAGGAGGAGACCTGGCACTGGACGGGGCCAGCGAGATTGAGCTGGTGTTCCGCCCTCACCCGACGCTGATGGAGAAAGAAGACGCCGCGCAGACAAG GTACATTAAGACTTCGGGGAACGCCACAGTGGACCACCTTTCCAAATACTTGGCTGTCAGATTGGCTTTGGAGGAAATGCGCAAGAACGGAGAGGCAAGCCCCATCAACGTAGAAGCAGCCAGCGAAAAACAGTACACCATCTACATCCCTACAGCAAACAACCAGTTCACA GTCTTGAATGGCTCTTTCTCTCTGGAGCTGGTGAGCGAGAAGTACTGGAAAGTCAACAAGCCCATGGAGTTGTACTTTGCCCCAACGAAGGAGCACAAATAA